One genomic segment of Natrialbaceae archaeon AArc-T1-2 includes these proteins:
- a CDS encoding ABC transporter ATP-binding protein produces the protein MSPEPLLSVRNLKKYYPITRGLLSRRVGSVKAVDGVSFDIYPGETLGLVGESGCGKSTAAETIVRLEEPTDGKVIFNGGGRDGSTPSTDGTRPHPNDVTEFDAAELTAFRRDVQMIFQDPSSSFDPRMTVGGSIAELLYVHGMTDRHRRRAIVEDLLERVGLSASDYDRYPHEFSGGQKQRIALARALVLNPELVVADEPVSALDVSVQAEVLALIDDLQREFDLSVLFISHDMAVVREICDRVAVMYLGEIVEIGDTEAVFSNPQHPYTEALVSAVPTPDPHASRESIELRGPVPEPSDPPSGCRFHTRCHRVVQPEGLDLEQSHWRGLLTLRAELESGTLEVAKFRRSATEDEPDSTERDDSAVRRRIRAEFGLPETLSDPDAERTLTQALRRLVDDDGDRAAELLAERFVTPCETTEPAVTDHGDGHGSACIRHRDEHRSIEQVSK, from the coding sequence ATGAGTCCCGAGCCGTTGCTCTCCGTCCGAAACCTGAAAAAGTATTACCCGATCACACGCGGGCTGCTCTCGCGACGGGTCGGATCGGTGAAAGCGGTCGACGGCGTCAGCTTCGACATCTACCCCGGCGAGACGCTGGGGCTCGTCGGAGAGAGCGGCTGTGGCAAGTCCACGGCCGCGGAGACGATCGTCAGACTCGAGGAGCCGACCGACGGAAAGGTGATCTTCAACGGGGGCGGCCGCGACGGATCGACACCCAGCACCGACGGTACACGTCCGCATCCAAACGACGTAACCGAGTTCGACGCGGCGGAACTGACGGCGTTTCGTCGGGACGTCCAGATGATCTTCCAGGATCCGTCCTCGAGTTTCGACCCGCGGATGACCGTCGGCGGATCGATCGCGGAGCTGTTGTACGTCCACGGGATGACCGACCGACACAGACGACGGGCGATCGTCGAGGACCTCCTTGAGCGCGTCGGCCTCTCGGCGTCGGACTACGACCGGTACCCACACGAGTTCTCCGGCGGCCAGAAACAACGGATCGCACTCGCCCGCGCGCTCGTTCTCAACCCCGAACTCGTCGTCGCCGACGAGCCGGTCTCCGCGCTCGACGTCTCCGTCCAGGCGGAAGTGCTCGCGCTGATCGACGATCTCCAGCGGGAGTTCGACCTGTCGGTGCTTTTTATCAGCCACGACATGGCCGTCGTTCGGGAGATCTGTGACCGCGTCGCGGTGATGTATCTGGGCGAGATCGTCGAGATCGGCGACACCGAGGCGGTGTTTTCGAACCCACAGCACCCGTACACGGAGGCGCTGGTCTCTGCGGTGCCGACGCCCGACCCGCACGCGAGCCGCGAGAGCATCGAACTGCGTGGACCCGTCCCCGAACCGTCCGACCCGCCGAGTGGCTGCCGGTTTCACACCCGCTGTCATAGGGTCGTCCAGCCCGAGGGCCTCGACCTCGAGCAGTCACACTGGCGCGGACTGTTGACTCTTCGAGCGGAGCTCGAATCCGGCACGCTCGAGGTTGCGAAGTTCCGCCGGAGCGCCACGGAAGACGAGCCCGACTCGACAGAACGGGACGATAGTGCCGTCAGACGGCGGATCCGAGCCGAGTTCGGGCTCCCGGAGACGCTCTCGGATCCGGACGCCGAACGAACGCTCACGCAGGCGTTGAGACGGCTCGTCGACGACGACGGCGACCGCGCCGCAGAACTGCTCGCCGAACGGTTCGTGACGCCGTGTGAGACGACCGAACCGGCGGTTACCGATCACGGGGACGGACACGGATCGGCCTGCATCCGCCACCGCGACGAACACCGATCGATCGAACAGGTCTCGAAGTGA
- a CDS encoding RPA family protein, whose product MSANGEGGGREIAYRLFAAEYDDATLSHTESDEERAPNYVVTPTGARINRLFVVGTLTEVSRVNEEMVRARVVDPTGAFVVYAGQYQPDELAFLERAEPPSFVAVTGKARTFEPDDGDRVYTSVRPESIATVDADTRDRWVVGAAEQTLERVATYAHAAGLEASGGGLADALLEAGLEDGLAHGIPLAQDHYGTTPAYLEGLRELAVDAVRVVAGDRDQVEPFDLGPADTSADASSFATLARTGDRESDETRSEPSDETRSEPIPAGGVAETTGETEPETETTDDAPAVETSPDATDEEPSSVVTAGDGSSIDEESPFGVDESEDDADEDELGDFETGGLDDEMYEMDDEEREELEAKFGAEFATGAELDEPGEADIDVPEPDEADIDVPEPDEEIATDDDADETDAAFEGDLEDASEDGSDTESDVEDESDVEPAVDDEPAVDDEIDLQSAVVETMTDLDDGDGADREAVIATVVDETDASADDVEEAIQNALMSGRCFEPDDDTLKAI is encoded by the coding sequence ATGAGCGCGAACGGCGAGGGTGGTGGCCGGGAGATCGCCTACCGGCTCTTTGCCGCCGAGTACGACGACGCGACGCTTTCACACACCGAAAGCGACGAGGAACGCGCGCCGAACTACGTCGTTACGCCGACGGGCGCGCGGATCAATCGGCTGTTCGTCGTCGGCACCTTGACGGAGGTCTCGCGAGTCAACGAGGAGATGGTTCGGGCCCGCGTCGTCGATCCGACGGGGGCGTTCGTCGTCTATGCCGGCCAGTACCAGCCCGACGAACTCGCCTTCTTAGAGCGGGCCGAGCCGCCATCGTTCGTCGCCGTCACCGGAAAAGCCCGCACGTTCGAACCCGACGACGGCGACCGGGTCTACACCTCGGTTCGTCCCGAAAGCATCGCGACCGTCGACGCCGACACCCGCGACCGCTGGGTCGTCGGCGCGGCCGAACAGACCCTCGAGCGGGTCGCGACCTACGCCCACGCCGCGGGACTCGAAGCGTCCGGCGGCGGCCTCGCCGATGCCTTGCTCGAGGCCGGTCTCGAGGACGGACTGGCACACGGTATTCCACTCGCACAGGATCACTACGGGACGACGCCGGCGTACCTCGAGGGGCTTCGCGAGCTGGCGGTCGACGCGGTTCGGGTCGTCGCCGGCGATCGCGATCAGGTCGAGCCGTTCGATCTCGGACCGGCCGATACGAGTGCCGACGCGTCGTCGTTCGCGACGCTCGCGCGGACGGGCGATCGTGAATCGGACGAGACGCGTTCCGAGCCATCGGACGAGACGCGTTCCGAGCCGATACCGGCCGGTGGCGTCGCCGAGACGACCGGCGAAACCGAGCCCGAGACCGAGACGACCGACGACGCCCCGGCGGTCGAGACGAGCCCTGACGCGACCGACGAGGAGCCATCCAGCGTGGTGACCGCTGGCGACGGCTCGAGCATCGACGAGGAGTCGCCGTTCGGAGTGGACGAGAGCGAAGACGACGCAGACGAGGACGAACTCGGCGACTTCGAAACTGGCGGCCTCGACGACGAGATGTACGAGATGGACGACGAGGAACGCGAGGAGCTCGAAGCGAAGTTCGGCGCGGAGTTCGCGACAGGAGCTGAACTCGACGAACCGGGCGAGGCGGACATCGACGTTCCCGAACCCGACGAGGCGGACATCGACGTTCCCGAACCCGACGAGGAGATCGCTACGGACGACGACGCCGACGAAACCGACGCTGCCTTCGAGGGCGATCTCGAGGACGCGTCGGAAGACGGCAGCGACACCGAATCCGACGTCGAAGACGAGTCCGATGTAGAACCCGCTGTCGACGACGAACCAGCTGTCGACGACGAGATCGACCTCCAGTCGGCCGTCGTCGAGACGATGACCGACCTCGACGACGGCGACGGTGCCGACCGCGAGGCGGTGATCGCCACGGTCGTCGACGAGACCGACGCGAGCGCGGACGACGTCGAGGAGGCGATCCAGAACGCCCTGATGAGCGGGCGCTGTTTCGAACCCGACGACGACACCCTGAAGGCGATCTGA
- a CDS encoding Single-stranded DNA binding protein has protein sequence MDLDNHAEELASDLGVDKEEVKADLSNLVEYSVPIDEAKGSLRRKYGDDTGSGGTTPSTVDVAEITSDSSAVTVTARVLTAGKRSIRYQGSDHVIVEGRLADETGVIDYTAWEEFGLSPGDTITIGNASVREWDGEPELNLGESTSVSFADEELAVPYEIGGEADLADLETGDRARTVEVQVLECDRRTIDGRDGETEIQSGVFGDESGRLPFTCWEPDPLLEEGATVRIENAYVREFRGVPEVNVSSFSTVAPLEREVDVGSDATAMAIGEAVATGGVYDVELVGSVLAVRDGSGLIQRCPKCNRVIQKGQCRTHGDVDGVDDLRVKAILDDGTGTVTAVLDDELTESVYGGTLEDALEQAREAMDQEVVADTIRDRIVGREYRARGHLSVDEYGANVDVSSFAECDDDPAARAAAFLEEVET, from the coding sequence ATGGATCTCGACAACCATGCCGAGGAACTCGCCTCCGACCTCGGTGTCGACAAAGAGGAGGTCAAAGCGGACTTATCGAACCTCGTCGAGTACAGCGTGCCGATCGACGAGGCCAAAGGGAGCTTGCGACGCAAGTACGGCGACGACACGGGAAGTGGCGGGACGACGCCGTCGACGGTCGACGTCGCCGAGATTACGTCCGACTCGAGTGCGGTGACGGTCACCGCACGGGTGTTGACGGCGGGGAAGCGATCCATCCGCTACCAGGGCTCGGATCACGTCATCGTCGAAGGACGACTCGCCGACGAGACGGGGGTCATCGACTACACCGCCTGGGAGGAGTTCGGCCTCTCGCCGGGCGATACGATCACGATCGGCAACGCCTCCGTCCGGGAGTGGGACGGTGAGCCCGAACTCAACCTCGGCGAGAGCACGTCGGTGTCGTTCGCCGACGAGGAACTCGCAGTACCCTACGAGATCGGCGGCGAAGCCGACCTCGCCGACCTCGAGACGGGCGACCGCGCACGGACCGTCGAAGTGCAGGTCCTCGAGTGCGACCGTCGGACGATCGACGGCCGGGACGGCGAGACCGAGATTCAAAGCGGCGTTTTCGGCGACGAGAGCGGCCGACTCCCCTTTACGTGCTGGGAGCCCGATCCTCTCCTCGAAGAGGGCGCGACCGTCCGGATCGAGAACGCTTACGTCCGGGAGTTCCGGGGCGTTCCCGAGGTCAACGTCTCCTCGTTCTCGACGGTCGCTCCCCTCGAACGTGAGGTCGACGTCGGCAGCGACGCCACGGCGATGGCGATCGGCGAGGCGGTCGCGACCGGCGGCGTCTACGACGTCGAACTCGTCGGCAGCGTGCTCGCGGTGCGAGACGGCTCCGGATTGATCCAGCGCTGTCCCAAGTGCAACCGGGTCATCCAGAAAGGACAGTGTCGAACCCACGGCGACGTCGACGGCGTCGACGACCTTCGGGTGAAAGCGATTCTGGACGACGGCACCGGCACCGTCACCGCCGTCCTCGACGACGAACTCACCGAGTCAGTCTACGGCGGGACCCTCGAGGACGCCTTAGAACAGGCCCGCGAGGCGATGGACCAGGAAGTCGTCGCCGACACGATCCGAGACCGAATCGTCGGCCGGGAGTACCGTGCGCGTGGACACCTCTCGGTCGACGAGTACGGCGCGAACGTAGACGTGAGCAGCTTCGCGGAGTGTGACGACGATCCGGCCGCGCGTGCGGCGGCCTTCCTCGAGGAGGTAGAGACATGA
- a CDS encoding DUF7553 family protein: protein MNKHFEDAWYYLTRASEHARLGLEEQLEPVTTKFRELSGHEPEPEPDRLEALLADARGRDRVGFSKGRLKLDRQVPSNAGW from the coding sequence ATGAACAAGCACTTCGAAGACGCCTGGTACTACCTCACCCGCGCCAGCGAACACGCCAGACTCGGCCTCGAAGAACAGCTCGAGCCGGTCACGACGAAATTCCGCGAGCTGAGCGGCCACGAACCCGAACCCGAACCGGACCGTCTCGAGGCATTGCTCGCAGACGCTCGAGGACGTGATCGCGTGGGATTTTCGAAAGGAAGGCTTAAGTTGGACCGTCAGGTACCGTCGAACGCGGGTTGGTGA
- a CDS encoding ABC transporter ATP-binding protein has protein sequence MSGNDTLLAVEDLTTTFETESGRLVAADGVDFEVDRGETVCIVGESGSGKTVATESITRLVAEPPGRVEGSVRFDGQELTERSDEELRDVRGNRIAHVFQNPQEAMNHCYSVGWQLVEAIQVHDDVSEERARARAVELLDRVGIANASTRIDDYPHEFSGGQKQRLMIAMALVTNPDLLVADEPTTALDVTVQAQILDLLSELQTELNMGLLFVTHDLGVVAEIADRVVVLYAGKVMERGDVYDVFDRPAHPYTRELLACLPGRGETLAGIPGSLPDPTDPPDGCRFADRCEHAREACTVGDQPPERTIEPGHAVSCVYYGPEYDDAVVSSELDRPGPNDPEVNR, from the coding sequence ATGAGCGGGAACGATACGTTGTTGGCCGTCGAAGATCTCACGACGACGTTCGAGACCGAGTCGGGGCGGCTCGTCGCCGCAGACGGCGTCGACTTTGAGGTCGACCGCGGTGAGACGGTCTGTATCGTCGGCGAATCCGGCTCCGGCAAGACCGTCGCGACGGAGTCGATCACGCGACTCGTCGCGGAACCGCCCGGACGCGTCGAGGGGTCGGTTCGCTTCGACGGCCAGGAGCTTACGGAACGAAGCGACGAAGAACTCCGAGACGTTCGCGGAAACCGGATCGCTCACGTCTTCCAGAATCCACAGGAGGCGATGAACCACTGTTACAGCGTCGGCTGGCAACTCGTCGAGGCGATCCAGGTCCACGACGACGTCTCCGAGGAGCGGGCCCGGGCGCGAGCGGTCGAGTTGCTCGATCGGGTCGGCATCGCGAACGCGAGCACGCGGATCGACGACTACCCCCACGAGTTCTCCGGCGGCCAGAAACAGCGGCTCATGATCGCGATGGCGCTCGTCACCAACCCAGACCTGCTCGTCGCCGACGAGCCGACGACCGCCCTCGACGTGACCGTCCAGGCACAGATTCTCGATCTGCTCTCCGAGCTCCAAACCGAGCTGAACATGGGGCTGTTGTTCGTCACCCACGACTTAGGCGTCGTCGCAGAGATCGCTGATCGGGTCGTCGTGTTGTACGCCGGCAAGGTGATGGAACGCGGTGACGTCTACGACGTCTTCGACCGGCCCGCCCACCCCTACACGCGGGAACTGCTCGCGTGTCTCCCCGGCAGGGGCGAGACGCTTGCAGGCATCCCAGGTTCGCTGCCGGATCCGACGGATCCGCCGGACGGCTGTCGGTTCGCCGATCGGTGCGAACACGCACGCGAGGCGTGTACGGTCGGCGACCAGCCCCCGGAACGGACGATCGAGCCGGGCCATGCCGTCTCCTGTGTCTACTACGGGCCGGAGTACGACGACGCGGTCGTCAGCTCCGAGCTCGATCGGCCGGGGCCGAACGACCCGGAGGTGAACCGATGA
- a CDS encoding cupin domain-containing protein has translation MYTKVSLENAEAREFEDGPTLRSIGYDLQAERMRPAVWEYEAGEENAYHRQDEQEELYVVLEGRFDVTIERDDDRSVVELGRDDCLLVPPEPWRQLAAREDGTVLVVGAPNVKDDGILEE, from the coding sequence ATGTACACGAAAGTATCACTCGAGAACGCCGAAGCACGCGAGTTCGAGGACGGACCGACGCTGCGGTCGATCGGCTACGACCTCCAGGCCGAGCGGATGCGACCGGCCGTCTGGGAGTACGAGGCCGGCGAGGAAAACGCCTACCACCGCCAGGACGAACAGGAAGAGCTGTACGTCGTCCTCGAGGGCCGATTCGACGTGACGATCGAACGAGACGACGACCGATCGGTCGTCGAACTCGGGAGGGACGACTGCTTGCTCGTTCCGCCCGAACCCTGGCGACAGCTCGCGGCTCGCGAGGACGGGACGGTACTCGTCGTCGGCGCGCCGAACGTGAAAGACGACGGCATTCTCGAGGAGTGA
- a CDS encoding metallophosphoesterase — protein MSRNRRSASPILEPVPDEPAAVADLGAERALVIADYHAGYEAGLRYERGLEVPSRADERRERLRSLLERTGVDRLLVLGDLMHSIGDPGGAERGELEVLFESLPADVGVTLVKGNHDGAIETWLDPDGAERRQRDVTVVSGDGTRVGSLGICHGHTWPAPEVLAADVVCLGHEHPCVRLEDEVGGRRVEPVWLRGQLDPTPFADEYDEMTFADGPPRLVVVPAFNDLVGGTWVNVSEQSFLAPFLPDGLDAGEAYLLDGTRLGPYRSV, from the coding sequence ATGAGCCGGAATCGACGGTCCGCCTCACCGATTCTCGAGCCAGTTCCCGACGAACCAGCGGCCGTCGCCGACCTCGGAGCCGAACGGGCGCTCGTGATCGCCGACTACCACGCCGGCTACGAGGCCGGCCTGCGATACGAGCGCGGTCTCGAGGTGCCGAGTCGCGCCGACGAGCGCCGCGAGCGTCTGCGTTCGTTGCTCGAGCGAACCGGCGTCGACCGGCTTCTCGTCCTCGGCGACCTGATGCACTCGATCGGCGACCCCGGCGGGGCAGAACGGGGCGAACTCGAGGTGTTGTTCGAGTCGCTGCCGGCAGACGTCGGCGTGACGCTCGTGAAAGGCAACCACGACGGAGCGATCGAGACGTGGCTCGATCCCGACGGGGCCGAACGTCGACAGCGTGACGTGACCGTCGTCTCCGGGGACGGAACGCGAGTTGGGTCACTCGGTATCTGTCACGGCCACACCTGGCCCGCACCCGAGGTGCTCGCGGCCGACGTCGTCTGTCTCGGTCACGAACATCCCTGCGTTCGCCTCGAGGACGAGGTCGGGGGCCGTCGCGTCGAACCCGTCTGGCTGCGCGGACAGCTCGATCCGACACCGTTCGCGGATGAGTACGACGAGATGACGTTCGCCGACGGCCCACCTCGGCTCGTCGTCGTGCCGGCGTTCAACGACCTCGTCGGCGGGACCTGGGTGAACGTCTCTGAGCAGTCGTTTCTCGCGCCGTTTCTCCCCGACGGGCTCGACGCGGGCGAGGCGTACCTGCTCGACGGGACGCGGCTGGGCCCGTACCGAAGTGTTTGA
- a CDS encoding cob(I)yrinic acid a,c-diamide adenosyltransferase yields MTIYTGRGDEGQTDLRDMTRVSKASHRIEAYGAVDELNALLGTVRPTGYEDVDDRLEAIQNHLHVVQADFANPEAGDDDPVVESDHVETIEDWIDEYDEELEPLTSFILPTGSDHGARLHHARTVCRRAERRAVALASEEPVNQQAIEYLNRLSDGLFTLARVVNKRDGEPEDEPSY; encoded by the coding sequence ATGACGATCTACACCGGCCGCGGTGACGAAGGACAGACCGATCTCCGAGATATGACCCGGGTTTCGAAAGCGAGTCATCGCATCGAGGCCTACGGCGCGGTCGACGAACTCAACGCGTTGCTCGGAACCGTCCGGCCGACGGGATACGAGGACGTCGACGACCGCCTCGAGGCGATCCAGAACCACCTCCACGTCGTCCAGGCGGACTTCGCGAACCCCGAAGCCGGCGACGACGATCCGGTCGTCGAGTCCGACCACGTCGAGACGATCGAAGACTGGATCGACGAGTACGACGAGGAACTCGAGCCGCTAACGTCGTTTATCCTTCCGACGGGAAGCGACCACGGCGCACGGCTCCATCACGCACGCACCGTCTGTCGTCGTGCCGAGCGACGGGCGGTAGCGCTCGCGTCCGAAGAGCCGGTCAACCAGCAGGCGATCGAGTACCTGAACCGGCTGTCGGACGGGCTGTTCACGCTCGCTCGCGTCGTCAACAAACGCGACGGCGAACCCGAAGACGAGCCGTCCTACTGA
- a CDS encoding ABC transporter permease yields MATKKPDQFDQVDWDELSTGTRTRLSLNTKLAALTVIPVLALSLYDWQFVGPRETIAEQLGAPFGLAGVVETAGLAFDPDPVDYMFAVTLLLFLWYIVVPMVQNPRLTTYYWNEFKRNRPAVASLVWLGFVFVGGLLGPLFVDEPATNVREGHQPPAFWEINAAHTGQCVGDVVDGACQGTWQYPLGTTRAGEDVFAYVVHGMTVSMQIAFIVTFIVVVVGISVGTISAYAGGWVDELLMRATDVVLSFPTLIMFLLIVYIYGTTLGVFIIIFAAFGWGGTARYVRSKALSVSEAEFIKASKMSGASLPRVVVRHVIPNTASSIITQLTLLIPGFLLFEAQLAFLELGADVPSWGRLIEAGRHDLSFAPWIVLVPGFVLFLTILAFNFVGDALLDALNPEANAEVDRTEAIE; encoded by the coding sequence ATGGCAACGAAAAAACCGGACCAATTCGATCAGGTCGACTGGGACGAGCTTTCGACCGGAACGCGAACCAGACTCTCGCTCAACACCAAACTGGCGGCGCTTACGGTCATTCCGGTGCTCGCCCTCTCGCTGTACGACTGGCAGTTCGTCGGTCCACGCGAGACGATCGCCGAGCAGCTGGGTGCGCCGTTCGGACTCGCCGGTGTCGTCGAGACGGCGGGGCTCGCGTTCGATCCCGACCCGGTCGATTACATGTTCGCGGTGACGTTGCTGCTGTTTCTGTGGTACATCGTCGTGCCGATGGTACAGAATCCGCGGCTGACGACGTACTACTGGAACGAGTTCAAGCGAAACCGGCCGGCGGTGGCGAGTCTCGTCTGGCTCGGGTTCGTCTTCGTCGGTGGGTTGCTCGGCCCGCTGTTCGTCGACGAGCCGGCGACGAACGTCCGGGAGGGCCACCAGCCGCCGGCGTTCTGGGAGATCAACGCGGCACACACCGGCCAGTGCGTCGGCGACGTCGTCGACGGGGCCTGTCAGGGAACCTGGCAGTATCCGCTGGGGACGACGCGAGCCGGCGAGGACGTCTTCGCGTACGTCGTCCACGGGATGACGGTCAGCATGCAGATCGCGTTCATCGTGACGTTCATCGTCGTCGTCGTCGGTATCTCGGTCGGAACGATCAGCGCGTACGCCGGCGGCTGGGTCGACGAGTTGTTGATGCGCGCCACCGACGTCGTGCTCTCGTTTCCGACGCTCATCATGTTCCTGCTGATCGTGTACATCTACGGCACGACACTCGGCGTGTTCATCATCATCTTCGCCGCCTTCGGCTGGGGCGGAACGGCGCGATACGTCCGGAGCAAGGCGCTTTCGGTCTCCGAAGCGGAATTCATCAAGGCGAGCAAGATGAGCGGCGCGAGCCTCCCGCGGGTAGTCGTCCGTCACGTGATCCCGAACACGGCAAGCAGCATCATCACGCAGCTGACGCTTCTCATTCCCGGATTCTTGCTGTTCGAAGCCCAGCTCGCATTCCTCGAACTCGGCGCGGACGTTCCCTCGTGGGGACGGCTCATCGAGGCCGGGCGACACGACCTGTCGTTCGCGCCGTGGATCGTGCTCGTGCCGGGGTTCGTCCTCTTTCTGACGATTCTTGCCTTCAACTTCGTCGGTGACGCGCTGCTCGACGCGTTGAACCCCGAAGCGAACGCGGAAGTCGACAGAACGGAGGCGATCGAATGA
- a CDS encoding ABC transporter permease: MGLTRYVAARLAWAVVVSLIIVTIAFVLLSFAPDPNVQQAATQAALEGGDPEAAAERVEQLRGLDQPMHVRYVDFVTGVYTLEWGWSDSRNQPVTEALLESLYYTAQYSIPWTILTLLLGPLVGVYSAANMYSWRDHAVTGFVFAGYAMPNFFFALVLLLVFGIWLEWIPVVYQTGVPVFSLANAIQLILPVFVLVTGSLAATARVARNESAEFINAEFMKTAKAKGVSPFRAYAYHVMRPTMVPLSTTLVGQLLALFWGSSLLVEVIFGIPGLGRTTFDAVIAQDTNLVLGATLTFTFIAVVGNLIEDVAFTVLDPRISYDDR, encoded by the coding sequence ATGGGACTGACACGGTACGTCGCTGCACGGCTCGCCTGGGCGGTCGTCGTCTCGCTGATCATCGTCACGATCGCGTTCGTCTTGCTCTCGTTCGCGCCGGACCCGAACGTCCAGCAGGCGGCGACCCAGGCCGCACTCGAGGGCGGCGATCCCGAGGCGGCCGCGGAGCGAGTCGAACAGCTACGCGGGCTCGACCAGCCGATGCACGTCCGGTACGTGGACTTCGTGACGGGCGTGTACACGCTCGAGTGGGGCTGGTCCGACAGTCGCAACCAGCCGGTGACCGAGGCGTTGCTGGAGTCGCTGTACTATACGGCGCAGTACTCGATCCCCTGGACGATCCTGACGTTGCTTCTCGGGCCGCTGGTCGGCGTCTACTCGGCGGCCAACATGTACAGCTGGCGCGACCACGCCGTGACGGGCTTCGTCTTCGCCGGCTACGCGATGCCGAATTTCTTCTTCGCACTCGTGTTGTTGCTCGTGTTCGGGATCTGGCTCGAGTGGATTCCGGTGGTCTACCAGACCGGGGTGCCCGTGTTCAGCCTCGCAAACGCCATACAGCTGATACTGCCGGTGTTCGTCCTCGTGACGGGGTCGCTCGCCGCGACGGCACGGGTCGCCAGAAACGAGTCGGCCGAGTTCATCAACGCCGAGTTCATGAAGACGGCGAAAGCGAAGGGCGTCTCGCCGTTCCGTGCCTACGCCTACCACGTCATGCGCCCGACGATGGTACCGCTGTCGACGACGCTCGTCGGACAGTTGCTCGCGCTCTTTTGGGGGTCGTCGCTGCTCGTCGAGGTCATCTTCGGCATTCCGGGTCTCGGACGGACGACCTTCGACGCGGTGATCGCACAGGATACGAACCTCGTCCTCGGGGCGACGCTTACGTTCACGTTTATCGCCGTGGTCGGGAACCTGATCGAGGACGTCGCCTTCACCGTTCTCGACCCGCGGATCAGCTACGACGACAGGTAA